The window GCCGCAGACCCCGCTCACGCCCTCCGCGCCGGGAACGGCGCCCCGGCGGGCGGAGTGCCGGGCGGGTCAATCGTCACAGTGCGGCGTCCACTGGCGTTTCGGGGCCCGCGGGGAACGCCGCGTGGGTGACGGTGGACCTCTCCGGACCGCGCCCCGGCGCCGTGCCCCGCCCGGCCCGGCCCGGCCCGGCCGGAGGACGATCCGTTCGGCCAGATGCGCTGGCCCTGCTGAGGAGGCTCCATGAACTGGACGCTCGAGGTTGTTCCGGTCCCCGTCACCGACATGGACCGTGCGAAGGAGTTCTACACGGAGAAGGCCGGCTTCAAGCTGGACCTGGACGACGAGGTGGCACCCGGGATGCGGATCATCCAGCTGACTCCCCCCGGCTCCCGGTGCTCGATCGCCATGCTGCAGGGCATGCCGGCCCTCCCCGGGTCGAAGGTGATGGCTCCCGGCACGTTGCAGGGGCTCCAGGTCTGTGTCACCGACATCGAGGCTGCCCGGGAGGAACTGGCCGGCCGGGGCGTGGACGTGTCCCCGGTCAGGCACGTGGGCGCCACGGGCTGGGAGGAAGGCAAGGGTGACACCTGGAACTCGTTCATGGCCTTCGCCGATCCGGACGGGAACGGCTGGGTGGTCCAGGAGGCTCCTTCGGAGCTGACGGAACGCTGACGGACCGTCGGAGGCGGGCGGACGCGCACCGGTGCGCGTCCGCCCGCCCCGCCGGGTCAGGCGTTGGGGTCGAAGGGGATGCCGGCGGGCTTGGCCTTCTCCAGGTGGTAGTTGAAGTTGCCGTCCTTGAGACCGAAGACGGCGCTGCCGAAGTCGGCCTGGCTCAGCCGGTCTCGCAGGCCGGCCGGATAGCCGTTCCAGCCCACCAGTGCGGGAAAGCGCCAGGTCCCGTAGTGGTTCTCCGGGGGTTCGTCGTTGGAGTTCGCGGGCCGGAAGCAGTGCGTGCCCAGCCCGTCCTTGTGATAGACGACCTTGGGATGGGTTCCGTCCCACCGGATCGCGTCACGGGCGTACACGTTGAAGTTGCCGTGGGCCGAGGTGGAGACGTAGCGGGCTTCGTTGTTCTGCACCCACACCACAACGTGTTCCCAGTCGTGCCGGTGCCCGCCGAGTCCACTGCCGGCCACCGCCTGGTCCTTCTCGAAGTAGAGCCCGTACATGACGGCGCACCAGCCGTTGTTGCACTTCGAGCGGGCGTAGCCGTTGGTGTTGTCGAGGTCGACCGCGTCGCGGCAGCTTCCGTTGACGGCGCCGGTGGTGTTGAGTCCCGGGGCTATCGTGCCGTCGGCGCCGATCGCCGGTGTGGGGTAGCAGCCGTCCGTGTCGTAGTCGAACGCCGGCTGGAAGGTCTGCTCCGTCCCGTCGGCGTTCGCCGGCAGCGCGCCCGGCGGGGCGGCGAGCGCGCTGCCGGCCGTTCCTATGACGAGCACGAGGGCACTGGTCACGACGAGCGAGGCCTTGCTGATCGGTGCGCTGAGTTTCACTGCATCCTCCGGGTCGGCGCGTGGCGGGGACACGCGGCTACGCTTGGCATGCCCATAGCAAGCACCCTGAACCCCACCGGATCCGGAACGTCCGATGACGGGTCAGGGTCCGCCCGGTGCACAGTCGGACGGAGCCGGCCCGATCATGTGGCCCGCGGGTCGCCACGAACCACCCGTCATGTGGCGGACGGGCTCGCACCGAGCACCGTCACCGCCGCCTCGCCGACACCGGGGCAGCCGCGCCTCCCTGAGCGGCACGGCCGGGGCGCAGCGTCCAGGGCACCGGGTCGGTGTTCGTCAGCCAGCCGTCCGCGATAATCCTGCGAACGGCGAAGATCCGCAGGTCGCGGGACATCTTCCCCCAGCCGAGCCCCGCGCACAGCTGCTTGACCGACGGCCCGTGGCCGTGCGCGGCGCGGAACGCCGCCGCGAACTCGGCCGCTTCGGGCCCCTGACCGGGGCGCCCGGCCGCCCATGTCGTATACGCCGCGCGCACCTTCTCGTCGAACTGGGCGGGAACCGCCTTGCGCATGAAGGCCTCGGCGACCCTCACCGTCGGCAGGGCACACTCGGAACAGCCTTCGACGGCTTCGACGTGGCGCCGCAGGGCGACGCTCACGCCGCCCTTCCACTCCTCCCAGGTCGGCGGCTCCGGCTCCTGTCCCGCCCGGGGCGGCACGAACGGCAGGGGCCGCATCCCCGCCAGATGCCGGACGGAGTCCCCCAACAGGTAACGCGTCTGGTCCAGTTCGGTGATGAAGCCCTTGGCGACCAGTTCGGGCAGGGCGTCGCGGCAGACTTCGGGCAGGTTCGCGGGCAGCGTGCCGTAGTCGTCCGCCGGCCAGTGGGCGGCCAGATGGAGCGCGGCCAGCCGGGCCGCGGACGAGGTCTTCTTCACCGGCTTGGCCGACATGGTCCGGGCAGCCCATCCCGACACCCGGGAGCGCATCACCTTGCCGAACGGAAGCCGAGGTTCCGGCCCTTGCGCGAGATCGGGCACACCGATGCCCACGGGAGTGACCGTGTCGTCCCCCAGCAGCCTGTCCTGCCCTTGCCAGCCGAGGGTGGAGAGGCCGGCCACCGCGGCCCGGGCGTCCGCGAGACGCAGGGATCGCAGGTCCTGACCCGTGATGTTCCCGATGCCGCTCCGCGCCGCACGGATGGCGACGACGACGGCGAGAAGCTGCACGTCCGCTTCCTTCAGCGGCAGGCCGCTCACGTAGGCCAGCAGAGTCCGCGCCGCCTGACCTTGATCATGCGTCAGCAGGAAGGGAGGGGCGGCCGGCTTCACGACGGCGGCGGCAGGAGGCTGGGGCGAGCGGAGAGATGAGGAAGGCACACCCTCTACAACGCATGGGAGAGCGCGAGGTCACCCCGCCGGGAGCGTACGGATACGTGACGTCCCGAGCAGGCCTTCGCCGCGAGGGCGTCCCAGGGGCCGTGGGCCGGCCCCGATATCGGGGCGCCCCGAGGGCGGCCCGGTGTATATCGTCGCCCGATGACCGTCCTCCAACGCCTTCGCCCCGATCACGCTCCGGCGCTGCTCGCCTTCGAGCGGGAGAACCGCGCGTACTTCGCCGCTTCGGTTCCCGACAGGGGCGACGACTACTTCAGCGGATTCGCCTCGCGTCACGCCGGGTTGCTGGCCGAACAAGCGGCGGGGACGTGCCACTTCCACATCCTGGCGGACGACGACGGGGCCGTGCTGGGCCGTGTCAATCTCGTCGACGTCGCCGAAGGCTCGGCCGAGCTCGGTTACCGCATGGCCGAACGGGCCACCGGACGTGGCCTGGCCACCGCCGCGGTGCGCGAGGTCTGCAGGCTGGCCCGATCCAGGTACGGCCTGGTCGCGCTCACGGCCCGCACGACCGTCGACAACGCCGGTTCGAGGACGGTGCTCGCGCGTGCGGGGTTCGCGGAGGCCGGGACGATCACCCTGATGGGAAAGCCCGGCTTGCGCTTCGACCGCGATCTGACGGAGCCGTGCGAGGGCGCGGCCGAGCACTGACGGGACAGGGGCCCTCCAGCGGCGACCCGGCGGATGCGTCCGGGGCCCGGCACTCACACCCCGGCACCGAGCGCCCGGACG is drawn from Streptomyces sp. NBC_00178 and contains these coding sequences:
- a CDS encoding VOC family protein, translated to MNWTLEVVPVPVTDMDRAKEFYTEKAGFKLDLDDEVAPGMRIIQLTPPGSRCSIAMLQGMPALPGSKVMAPGTLQGLQVCVTDIEAAREELAGRGVDVSPVRHVGATGWEEGKGDTWNSFMAFADPDGNGWVVQEAPSELTER
- a CDS encoding NPP1 family protein is translated as MKLSAPISKASLVVTSALVLVIGTAGSALAAPPGALPANADGTEQTFQPAFDYDTDGCYPTPAIGADGTIAPGLNTTGAVNGSCRDAVDLDNTNGYARSKCNNGWCAVMYGLYFEKDQAVAGSGLGGHRHDWEHVVVWVQNNEARYVSTSAHGNFNVYARDAIRWDGTHPKVVYHKDGLGTHCFRPANSNDEPPENHYGTWRFPALVGWNGYPAGLRDRLSQADFGSAVFGLKDGNFNYHLEKAKPAGIPFDPNA
- a CDS encoding GNAT family N-acetyltransferase, with the protein product MTVLQRLRPDHAPALLAFERENRAYFAASVPDRGDDYFSGFASRHAGLLAEQAAGTCHFHILADDDGAVLGRVNLVDVAEGSAELGYRMAERATGRGLATAAVREVCRLARSRYGLVALTARTTVDNAGSRTVLARAGFAEAGTITLMGKPGLRFDRDLTEPCEGAAEH